ACCGCAGATTAAAGCCTTGATGAATCGGTACAGTTTTCTACAAACAGGGATGTTTTTCCTAGATTTGGATACTGGGAATTATTTGGATATTGGAGGCGATCGCGTTTTCCCAGCAGCTAGTACAATTAAACTGCCAATTCTGATTGCCTTTTTTCAGGATTTAGATGCAGGTAAAGTCAGGTTAGATGAAACGCTGACGATGCGCGGAGACTTAGTAACCAACGGTTCTGGCGTGATGCAGTATGAGCGTGTTGGTAAAAAGTACTCGGCTTTGGAAACTATCACCAAAATGGTGACTATTAGCGACAATACCGCCACCAACATGATTATCGATCGCTTGGGTGGGGCGGCGAAACTAAATCAGCGTTTCCGCAGTTGGGGATTGAAAGATACTGTAATTAGGCGTCTTTTAGCTGACTTGAGAGGGACTAATACCACCAGTTCGCAAGACATGGCGCGAGTATTGGCTTTGTTAGTGAATAACAAGCTGGTTTCTGAATCAAGCAAAGAGCAAGCATTGGATATTCTGCGTCACACCACCATTCACACCCTGCTACCCGCAGGTTTAGGAAAAGGTGCAGTTATCGCCAATAAAACTGGAGATATCGGTTTTCTGATTGGCGATGCAGGATTTATTACTATGCCAAATGGTAAGCGTTATTTAGCAGCTATTTTTGTGAAACGTCCTTATAAAGATTCTCGCGGTAGAGACTTTATTCGTCAGGTTTCTCAGCTGGTTTACAATTACCTAAATCAGCCTAACCCTGTGGCTGCGGTTGGTTCTCCTAACAGCAGGAATTTCTAGATTCGGTAATAAACTTGTATAATTGCCACTCCCCATGCGTAGCACGCAGGGGATTATTGCTTCATAAGGAAGCCAGAGTTTTACAACTTCCGAGTTACAACCTGTGCTTCCACAAACTATCCTCCTTCCCCTCTCACTATTTTGTACATTTGCGTGAAATCATCCGGCAGCTATGGCAAGATAACTGGAAATCACAAGAGATAGGAAGGAAAATCTCAAATTATGAAAGTAAATCAGTCGCTGCTAAGAGTGTTTAGCAGCCGTAAGATGGGAGCTTTGTTATTTTTGGGCTTTTCATCTGGTTTACCGTTATATCTGACCAGCCAGACATTACAAGCTTGGTTGACTAAAGAAGGAATTGGCTTGGCAGCGATCGCAGCTTTTAGTCTAGTAAAATTGCCTTATTCTCTCAAATTTCTCTGGTCGCCGCTACTGGACAGATTTGTACCCCCGTTTTTAGGACGGCGTCGAGGTTGGTTAGTAATTACCCAAGTAGCATTACTATTGGGTATCGTGGCGATGGCTTTACAAAACCCATCGCAAAATCTGCAACCTTTAGTAATTGCTGCGGTAGCTGTTGCCTTTTTTAGCGCCAGTCAAGACATTTTAGTTGATGCCTACCGTACTGATATAGTTGAAGCACAAGAAAGAGGCGCTGGGGCTGCGATTTATCTGTTGGGGTATCGGATTGCCATTCTAGTTACAGGTTATGTCACCTTATTTTTAGCCGATAGAATGCCTTGGCAAGTCGTCTACTTATTGATGTCCCTATTAATGCTTGTAGGCGTGGTAAGTTCTATATTTGCACCCGAACCAGTTTTAGAGAATCGCCCTCCTCAAACTTTATCCGCTGCTGTTAAATTACCCTTTGTGGAATTTGTCCAACGTAATGGTTTACTTCAAGCACTTTTAATTCTCATTTTCATTGTTATCTACAAGTTGGGAGATTCCCTCCTGAAGAATGTATCTACCCCATTTTTGTTAGATAAAGGCTTACATTTCACTCAGTCCGACATAGCATTTCCTGGAGCTTTAGGAATTTTTGCCACCATTGTTGCTACCTTAGCAGCAGGTGCAATTATGACCAAAATAGGTGTTAATCGCTCTTTGTGGATCTTCGCTATACTTCAAGCTGTCGGCAATCTAGCCTTTTTCGCATTAGCGCTTGTAGGTAAAAATTACTATCTCATGATAGCTGCTGTAAATATAGAACAATTCTGTGCTGGCTTAGAAACAGCTGCTTTCGTGGCTTTCTTGATGAGTCTTTGTAATCCCAGCTTTTCTGCAACTCAGTACGCTTTACTTTCCAGCTTGCAGGGTTTTAGTAGAGATATCCTCACGGCTCCCGCAGGTGCATGGGCCCAAGCTACTGGCTGGTCTACATTCTTCTTAATTACAGCTATAGCAGCTTTACCTGGATTAGTGTTGTTACCATTTTTTGCTCCCTGGAACCCCAAGCCAGTAGCAATTCCTAGACCAGGATTAGAAGAAGATGAGGATGTATGGGAAACCAAGTAGTTATTATTGTTGGCACGTTTATCCTTCTGCTTACCGGACTGCTACTAGGCTACGTTCTCTCGCAGTTAGTATTAGGATTTTTGGGTTTTAACCTCCTAACTTTTTTGGGAACGCTCAGTCTGATTTTAATTTTTGGCACGCTGTATTACGTTTTATTTTGGCAATTGCGTCGAGAGCAGTCACAACCCTTCAATGGCGGAATGTCAAATCAGACAGACGACCTGCTGTATGAAAACGATCTCAAAAACACGCTAATTGCTAGATTAGATGGTGACATAGACACTGCTGAACGGTTAATTGAGCAAGCTCGGCAGGAATATCCTGGTAGACCTGAAGCTTGGTATGTTGAGAAAGTACTTAATGATTTAGAAGGCGATCGCTGATAACTTGATGTTTGCGATCCGCAGAACATCGCTAAAATAAATCCAGCAAACTTTACAAATCTACAA
The genomic region above belongs to Calothrix sp. NIES-2098 and contains:
- a CDS encoding beta-lactamase translates to MQLTHKKHILKASWVLASFLSTLLIGSTVKAATVANWHFDSNRNHLDFTTDENVQPRVQLLANPTRLVIDLPGVTLKYPPISQRIGLVTQQIQIGQLDAHTTRIQISLAPGYTLDPSQVKLQEESSNHWSVQLPQITRMAVTPPSISPVVNPEQPSTPPIVSNKNLFAGVVPLNSSMKALEPQIKALMNRYSFLQTGMFFLDLDTGNYLDIGGDRVFPAASTIKLPILIAFFQDLDAGKVRLDETLTMRGDLVTNGSGVMQYERVGKKYSALETITKMVTISDNTATNMIIDRLGGAAKLNQRFRSWGLKDTVIRRLLADLRGTNTTSSQDMARVLALLVNNKLVSESSKEQALDILRHTTIHTLLPAGLGKGAVIANKTGDIGFLIGDAGFITMPNGKRYLAAIFVKRPYKDSRGRDFIRQVSQLVYNYLNQPNPVAAVGSPNSRNF
- a CDS encoding major facilitator transporter, whose amino-acid sequence is MKVNQSLLRVFSSRKMGALLFLGFSSGLPLYLTSQTLQAWLTKEGIGLAAIAAFSLVKLPYSLKFLWSPLLDRFVPPFLGRRRGWLVITQVALLLGIVAMALQNPSQNLQPLVIAAVAVAFFSASQDILVDAYRTDIVEAQERGAGAAIYLLGYRIAILVTGYVTLFLADRMPWQVVYLLMSLLMLVGVVSSIFAPEPVLENRPPQTLSAAVKLPFVEFVQRNGLLQALLILIFIVIYKLGDSLLKNVSTPFLLDKGLHFTQSDIAFPGALGIFATIVATLAAGAIMTKIGVNRSLWIFAILQAVGNLAFFALALVGKNYYLMIAAVNIEQFCAGLETAAFVAFLMSLCNPSFSATQYALLSSLQGFSRDILTAPAGAWAQATGWSTFFLITAIAALPGLVLLPFFAPWNPKPVAIPRPGLEEDEDVWETK